A stretch of the Orcinus orca chromosome 1, mOrcOrc1.1, whole genome shotgun sequence genome encodes the following:
- the LOC101270055 gene encoding LOW QUALITY PROTEIN: telomeric repeat-binding factor 2-interacting protein 1-like (The sequence of the model RefSeq protein was modified relative to this genomic sequence to represent the inferred CDS: inserted 1 base in 1 codon), which translates to MAEAMDLGKDPNGPTHSSTLFVREDGSSMSFYVRPSPAKCRLSTLILHGGGTLCRVQEPGEAAAKASGDFISGADQAPETKPGAQAGDAAATEPELQPHTGRIVFTDVAILTFVKEHACSPSSVTGNALWKAMEKSSLTQHSWQSMKDRYLKRLRXPVGEAPVSPSSQKLKRKTEQDAEDADSGEPQNKRTPDLPEEEFEKEEIKENEEAVKKMLVEATREFEEIVVDESTDFEIHITMCYDDPPTPEEDSETQPDEEEEEEEKVSAPEVGAAIKIIRQLMEKFNLDLSTVTQAFLKNSGELEATSSFLESGQRADGYPIWSRQDDLDLQKDDEGTRDALVKKFGAQNAARRIEFRKK; encoded by the exons ATGGCTGAGGCGATGGATTTGGGCAAAGACCCCAATGGGCCAACCCATTCCTCGACTCTGTTCGTGAGGGAGGATGGCAGCTCCATGTCCTTCTACGTGCGTCCCAGCCCGGCGAAGTGCCGGCTCTCGACGCTCATCCTGCACGGCGGCGGCACCTTGTGTCGCGTGCAGGAGCCCGGGGAGGCGGCGGCCAAGGCCTCGGGTGACTTCATTTCCGGGGCCGACCAGGCCCCAGAGACGAAGCCCGGGGCTCAGGCTGGGGACGCCGCCGCCACGGAGCCCGAGCTGCAGCCGCACACAGGGCGGATCGTCTTCACGGACGTGGCCATCTTGACCTTTGTGAAGGAACATGCCTGCTCGCCCAGCTCCGTCACCGGCAATGCCTTGTGGAAAGCGATGGAGAAGAGCTCGCTCACCCAGCACTCGTGGCAGTCCATGAAGGACCGCTATCTCAAGCGCCTGC GTCCTGTTGGGGAGGCCCCAGTGAGCCCCTCCTCCCAGAAACTCAAGCGGAAAACTGAGCAAGACGCCGAGGATGCTGATAGCGGGGAACCACAGAATAAGAGAACTCCAGACTTGCCTgaagaagaatttgaaaaggaagagaTCAAGGAGAATGAAGAAGCAGTCAAAAAGATGCTTGTAGAAGCCACCCGGGAGTTTGAGGAGATTGTGGTGGATGAGAGCACTGATTTTGAAATACATATAACAATGTGTTATGATGATCCACCCACACCTGAGGAAGACTCAGAAACACAGCCtgatgaggaagaagaagaagaagaaaaagtttcCGCACCAGAGGTGGGAGCTGCCATTAAGATCATCCGGCAGTTAATGGAAAAGTTTAACTTGGATCTGTCGACAGTTACACAGGCCTTCCTAAAAAATAGTGGTGAGCTGGAGGCTACTTCCTCCTTTTTAGAGTCTGGTCAGAGGGCTGATGGGTATCCCATTTGGTCCCGACAGGATGACTTAGATTTGCAAAAAGATGATGAGGGTACCCGAGATGCACTGGTCAAAAAATTTGGTGCTCAGAATGCAGCTCGGAGGATTGAATTCCGAAAGAAATAA